The proteins below are encoded in one region of Diorhabda carinulata isolate Delta chromosome 3, icDioCari1.1, whole genome shotgun sequence:
- the LOC130891453 gene encoding uncharacterized protein LOC130891453: MKRSFLFVVLFCIFCIKNGNLKQDYFTGFLIRTTLNSALDYLKRIGYIEIIREISLTTPTILNDVIMEKFQLKNLSLYGLSTLNYRDTVVVDDLLDNNVTVKTIILKLNASLDTLGVGADYDVSMKFLSILPLRIKSRIRFGSLLIVYNI, encoded by the exons atgaaacgttcgtttttatttgttgtcttattttgtatattttgtataaaaaacgGTAATTTAAAACAAGACTATTTTACAG GGTTCTTAATCCGCACAACACTAAATTCAGCTTTGGATTATCTAAAAAGAATCGGTTATATTGAAATCATTCGAGAAATTTCATTAACGACGCCCACTATTTTGAATGACGTAAT aatGGAGAAGTTTCagttgaaaaatttatctttatacGGATTATCGACGTTAAATTATAGAGATACAGTTGTTGTAGATGACTTACTGGATAATAATGTCAcagtaaaaacaattattttgaagttAAATGCATCTTTAGATACGTTGGGTGTCGGTGCTGACTACGATGTCagtatgaaatttttgtctattttacCTTTACGTATCAAAAGCAGAATTAGGTTCGGTTCACTtctaattgtttataatatttaa
- the LOC130891948 gene encoding ATP-binding cassette sub-family C member 4-like, producing the protein MEITQEKYYPNPREKANQFSVLFFGFAYEMFKKGYKKTLEVEDLYNPLNIDRSKLLGDVLQKNWDVQIEKSKNTNSKPSLLKALVATFWFEYFKLAIMAAVTDLCLKTVQPQILGMLLAYFKPESEVTRSEASMYAGIIVLINICNFSIGGRYMLEAFHSGMRIRAACCALMYRKALKLSKTALGDTASGKIVNLLSNDVSRFDVVSLFINQMWIAPLGSLIIMGLLYKETGYAGVVGIFAVFIVVSIQSYTGKLSARYRKQTALKTDERVRLMDEIISGIQVIKMYAWENPFRKIIRFARKAEIKYVTKSSYVRALFMAFNLFTTRFSLFVTLMTIALSEGEITVAKVFVVMSYFNLLSMSMSTMFTRGISEMAEVFVAIKRIRDFLLNEEFDQRKIQTYTNGNIKSVDDFTEMIILKNLTVKWNLSYSDNALENISLNVSDGQLVGIIGPVGSGKSSLLQTILGELDVTNGDMKINGQISYASQEPWVFAATIRQNIIFGEEFDKKRYHDVIQACALERDLEQFVNGDQTIVGDRGASLSGGQKARINLARAVYRDADIYLLDDPLSAVDIHVSKHLYEKCINGYLANRTKILVTHQVHYLKDADHIVILNNGRIEDEGTFNLLAASDNVYAKLLTAEPENTEQPKKIDNVKFSRQLSQRSRKDSMASLSSAMSIADTLPDLEEIHDDNDKEKEFNVKDLQEESSKGKVHGSLLFKYMLAGSNIIAVILVILLYLGAQLSASSVDYWVSYWVNVEEARAVNNTVTSFYIIPSIDLTTRNCLYIYATFLTALFIVAMTRSIFFYKLAMLSSEKLHYVIFNNVVEATMRFFDTNPGGRILNRFSKDLGAIDEMLPKAILDSTQILLSMFGSLLLIVVVNPYFLILIFFLSIIFGFMRRVYLKSSKNIKRLEGIMRSPVFTHLKATIEGLTTIRAFRAQAILTEEFDHHQDYHSSAYYMFIVASTAFGFYLDMFCAAFLALLTFSFLFFGEILNMTGGEVGLAITQATALTGFLQWGMRQSAEVANQLMSVERVLEYKNLQKETDPVNPKKPSKEWPQHGEIIFKNMSLRYFENGPLVLKHLNLTIKPNEKVGVVGRTGAGKSSLIQALFRLAPIEGIIKIDDVNTQEITLQNLRLKISIIPQDPVLFSGTLRYNLDPFDEYTDDVLYKAIEDVELKDPANVINRLENRVMDRGANYSVGQRQLICLARAIIKNNKVLMLDEATANVDPQTDALIQKTIRKKFINCTVITVAHRLNTIMDSDKVLVMDSGNIAEFDHPHLLLQNKNGVFYNMVIETGRATSEQLKKIAADSYQKVYALPE; encoded by the exons atggaaataactCAAGAAAAGTATTATCCCAATCCCAGGGAAAAAGCGAATCAGTTTTCCGTCTTATTTTTTgg GTTTGCTTACGAAATGTTCAAAAAAGGCTACAAAAAAACATTAGAAGTAGAAGATTTATATAATCCTCTCAATATTGATAGAAGTAAATTGCTCGGAGACGTCTTACAGAA GAATTGGGATGTGCaaatagaaaaatcgaaaaatacgAATTCAAAACCGAGTTTATTGAAAGCTCTAGTCGCAACGTTTTGGTTTGAATACTTCAAACTAGCAATAATGGCGGCTGTAACGGATCTTTGCTTGAAAACCGTACAACCTCAAATTTTGGGTATGTTATTGGCATATTTCAAGCCAGAATCAGAAGTAACGAGATCAGAAGCTTCCATGTACGCCGGGATCATAGTTCTGatcaatatttgtaatttttccattGGAGGTAGATATATGTTGGAAGCTTTCCATAGCGGTATGAGGATACGAGCCGCGTGCTGTGCTCTTATGTATAGAAAG GCGTTGAAATTGAGTAAAACGGCTTTAGGTGATACTGCTTCGGGGAAAATCGTGAACCTTCTATCTAACGACGTTAGTAGATTTGATGTCGTGTcgttatttataaatcaaatgtGGATAGCGCCACTGGGATCTCTAATTATAATGGGGCTTTTGTACAAAGAGACTGGGTATGCTGGGGTCGTTGGAATTTTTGCCGTTTTCATCGTAGTTTCCATACAAA GTTATACCGGGAAATTATCGGCAAGATACAGAAAACAAACTGCGTTAAAAACTGACGAAAGAGTGAGGTTAATGGACGAAATAATATCCGGAATACAAGTGATCAAAATGTACGCTTGGGAAAATccttttagaaaaattattcgtTTTGCGAGAAAAGCCGAAATTAAATACGTCACAAAATCCTCATACGTCCGGGCATTATTTATggcttttaatttatttacaactaGATTTTCATTATTCGTAACTTTAATGACAATCGCGTTGTCTGAAGGAGAAATTACGGTCGCAAAG GTATTCGTGGTAATGTcttatttcaatttactttcTATGTCGATGTCGACTATGTTTACGAGGGGTATATCAGAAATGGCCGAAGTTTTCGTagcaataaaaagaataagAGATTTTCTTTTAAACGAAGAATTCGATCAAAGGAAAATACAAACTTACACGAATGGAAATATAAAGAGCGTCGACGATTTCACCgaaatgataattttgaaaaatctaacaGTAAAATGGAACCTCAGCTACAGCGACAACGCTCTCGAAAATATAAGTTTGAACGTGTCCGATGGGCAATTGGTGGGTATCATAGGACCTGTTGGTAGCGGCAAGAGCTCATTATTACAAACCATTTTAG gAGAACTCGACGTCACCAATGGAGATATGAAAATAAACGGACAAATATCTTATGCCTCGCAAGAACCTTGGGTATTCGCCGCCACCATAcgacaaaatattattttcggcGAGGAATTCGATAAAAAACGTTACCATGACGTCATCCAAGCCTGCGCTTTAGAAAGAGATTTGGAACAATTCGTTAACGGCGATCAAACAATTGTGG GTGACAGAGGTGCTTCTTTAAGCGGCGGTCAAAAAGCTAGAATAAATTTGGCGAGAGCAGTATACAGGGATGCCGATATTTATCTATTAGACGATCCTTTATCGGCTGTGGATATCCACGTTTCCAAACATTTGTACGAAAAATGCATCAACGGATATTTAGCGAACAGAACGAAAATTCTAGTCACACATCAAGTACATTATTTGAAAGATGCAGATCACatcgttattttaaataac ggcCGTATTGAAGACGAAGGTACGTTCAATCTGTTAGCTGCTAGTGACAACGTTTACGCTAAATTATTAACAGCCGAACCTGAAAATACCGAACAGCCAAAAAAAATAGACAACGTGAAATTTTCGAGGCAGCTTTCGCAACGG aGTCGTAAAGATTCGATGGCTAGTTTATCCAGCGCTATGAGTATAGCTGATACTCTACCGGATTTAGAAGAAATTCACGACGATAAcgacaaagaaaaagaattcaACGTGAAGGATCTCCAAGAAGAATCTTCCAAAGGGAAAGTTCACGGTTCATTGTTATTCAAATATATGTTAGCCGGATCTAACATAATCGCAGTCATTTTGGTCATCCTTTTATATTTAG gGGCCCAATTATCTGCGAGTAGTGTCGACTACTGGGTGAGTTATTGGGTTAACGTCGAAGAAGCTAGAGCTGTTAATAACACCGTCACGTCGTTTTATATAATACCTTCAATTGATTTAACCACCAGGAATTGTCTTTACATATACGCTACTTTTTTGACCGCCCTGTTTATTGTCGCTATGACCcgatctatatttttttataaattggcCATGTTGAGCTCGGAAAAGTTgcattatgttatttttaataacgtcGTTGAGGCTACGATGCGTTTTTTCGATACGAATCCGGGCGGGAGAATTTTGAACAGGTTTTCGAAAGATTTGGGCGCCATCGACGAAATGCTACCGAAGGCTATTTTGGATTCTACACAG atCCTACTATCAATGTTTGGTTCACTACTATTGATTGTCGTGGTAAATCCTTACTTTTTAATCCTAATATtctttttatctataatttttggttttatgaGACGCGTATATCTAAAATCCTCTAAGAACATAAAGAGATTAGAAGGGATAA TGCGAAGTCCTGTGTTTACTCATTTAAAAGCAACCATAGAAGGTTTAACAACAATCAGAGCATTTAGAGCCCAAGCAATCCTCACCGAAGAATTCGACCATCACCAAGACTACCATTCGAGCGCTTACTACATGTTTATAGTAGCTAGTACCGCATTTGGATTCTACTTAGACATGTTCTGTGCTGCTTTCTTAGCATTATTAACATTCAGCTTCTTATTTTTCGGAGAAATTCTTAACATGACAGGTGGAGAAGTCGGTTTAGCCATAACTCAAGCCACGGCATTAACTGGATTTTTGCAATGGGGCATGCGACAATCCGCCGAAGTAGCCAATCAATTGATGAGCGTCGAAAGGGTATTGGAATATaagaatttacaaaaagaaacagACCCTGTCAATCCGAAAAAACCTTCTAAAGAGTGGCCGCAGCACGGggaaattatctttaaaaatatgagTTTGAGATACTTCGAAAACGGGCCGTTGGTATTAAAGCATCTGAATTTAACCATAAAACCGAATGAAAAG GTTGGCGTTGTCGGTCGAACAGGAGCCGGAAAATCTTCTTTAATCCAAGCCCTATTTAGACTAGCCCCTATCGAAGGTATCATAAAAATAGATGACGTTAATACGCAGGAGATAACCTTGCAAAATttgcgtttaaaaatttccatcaTCCCTCAAGATCCCGTACTATTTTCCGGTACTTTACGTTACAATTTAGATCCATTCGATGAATATACAGACGACGTCCTCTACAAAGCCATCGAAGACGTCGAATTAAAAGATCCCGCCAACGTAATCAATAGATTGGAGAATAGGGTTATGGATAGAGGAGCGAATTATAGCGTTGGACAAAGACAACTGATATGTCTAGCTAGagctataataaaaaataataaagttttgatGCTAGACGAAGCTACAGCTAACGTAGACCCGCA AACCGATGctttaattcaaaaaactatacgtaaaaaatttattaactgCACCGTTATAACCGTGGCTCATAGATTGAACACCATCATGGATTCCGATAAAGTATTGGTGATGGATTCTGGTAATATCGCTGAGTTCGATCATCCCCATCTTCTTCTGCAGAACAAAAACGGCGTTTTTTACAATATGGTGATTGAAACTGGTAGAGCTACATCGGAACAACTTAAAAAAATCGCAGCTGACAGCTATCAAAAAGTTTACGCCCTCCCAGagtga